A genomic segment from Tuwongella immobilis encodes:
- a CDS encoding YybH family protein has translation MMSKWVLGSLALLGVGVFWANAQSPTAPTPATEAPAADAPTTATPPAPMNPARAADDAAIRETATALAKAFEKGDAKAVAAFWTAEGEYVEEGSDPIRGQAAIEKAYAAFFAKRPKLSVVNETTSVRFLGADTAVEEGIFTANRPNEPAIRTKYSTLFVREQGKWKAALLKEWSQETLPVVRLADLEWLIGTWEADSPVAKVKTTYEWMPSKTFIRCTYTITPTDAKATANVGMQMIGIDPATQTIHAWTFEEDGSVGDADWTWDGSKWTIFASATLSDGTATGAYNLVTKKGDDQFTWHSVQRTINGQPVPDVGPITVKKVTGK, from the coding sequence ATGATGTCGAAATGGGTTTTGGGAAGCCTCGCCTTGCTGGGTGTGGGTGTATTTTGGGCCAATGCACAATCCCCGACTGCGCCAACACCAGCGACGGAAGCACCGGCTGCCGATGCCCCAACGACGGCAACACCTCCTGCACCGATGAATCCGGCACGCGCCGCGGATGATGCGGCCATTCGGGAGACGGCCACAGCGCTCGCCAAGGCGTTTGAGAAGGGCGATGCGAAAGCGGTTGCCGCATTCTGGACTGCAGAAGGCGAGTACGTCGAAGAAGGCAGCGATCCGATTCGCGGTCAAGCGGCCATCGAGAAAGCCTATGCCGCCTTCTTCGCCAAACGCCCGAAATTGTCGGTTGTTAACGAAACCACCTCCGTGCGATTCCTGGGAGCTGACACCGCAGTGGAAGAGGGAATCTTCACCGCGAATCGCCCGAACGAACCGGCCATCCGCACCAAGTACAGCACGTTGTTCGTTCGGGAACAGGGCAAATGGAAAGCCGCCCTGCTGAAAGAGTGGAGCCAAGAAACGCTGCCGGTCGTTCGCCTTGCCGATTTGGAATGGCTGATTGGCACCTGGGAAGCGGATTCCCCTGTCGCCAAGGTGAAAACCACCTACGAATGGATGCCCTCCAAGACATTCATTCGCTGCACCTACACGATTACGCCGACCGATGCCAAAGCGACCGCAAACGTGGGCATGCAGATGATCGGGATTGATCCCGCGACGCAGACGATTCACGCCTGGACCTTTGAAGAAGATGGCAGCGTTGGCGACGCGGATTGGACCTGGGATGGCAGCAAGTGGACGATCTTCGCCTCGGCGACGTTGTCCGATGGAACCGCGACAGGTGCATATAATCTTGTCACGAAGAAGGGCGACGATCAATTCACCTGGCATTCTGTGCAGCGCACCATCAACGGCCAGCCGGTTCCCGATGTCGGGCCGATCACCGTCAAGAAAGTGACCGGGAAGTAA